GAAAGGGAACCAATATTTGACATCAAAAAGTTTCAGTTTTTATTTCTATTTGTTCTGAATTTACTGTTGATAAATAGTATAGGTGCACCCGGGGACAGAGAACCAAAGCAGAGGTCTGCAACTGTCAACAGATCCATCGTGTGTGATACACGTGCGCATGTCCACGCGCTAGTTAAGTGGGATGGTTGAGTATGTGCAGCGAGCAGCTGGCTTTGTCTCGTGACGCAAATTATGTACAGGGTGCCCGCCTATATTTTGTATTCAGGATATGTACAACGAGTGTAGGAATCACCAAGATTTACTCATGACTGCTGCACCCCGTTGAGCCTTCCTATCTCCACCCCTGACCTCACGGGCTTCATCCACGACCTCTTCGTGCCCTACGTCCGACGATGATCCGACGTTGCAGTTCTGGTTTGGGTTCTAACTTGTCATGGTCGGATCATCGTCGGACATGGTCAGGCTCCTCTGCCAGACCAACAACAGCGAGCTCGCCAGTGTCTAGCACATGATATTCGATCAATCAAGCTATGAATCTCACTTGTACCACCTCCATGCAGCGTGCCGGCTGTGGCTTCCGTCTCCCGTGCTGGCGTGGTGGTAGTCAGGGAGCATATCTTCAAAACAGTGTTGGCCATGATCTTCGGCATGGTGCTTGTCTAGAAGTCACTAGATCTTTGTGAATGGAAAATTATTGAGTTTCATACGAAAATCAGGAAGATTTGAGTAATCTGGGTTgaagaacagagagagagagggcagaggCGATGAATGGGGAATTTTCTGGATCTCTACCGATCCATCTCTCTCTATTCTCTATCTATATTATATGTACATTTTACACTTAAGCCCTCTGGCAGATACATAAATCTCAACTCACaccaacactccccctcaagatggggCAAACACATCAGATAAACCCATCTTGCTacaaaagatagagaacaacttttCTGGTAGACCTTTTGTTAGAACATCTGCTATCTGACTTGCTGAAGTCACATATGGTACACAAACCACTCCTCGGTCCAGCTTCTCTTTGATGAAATGACGATCAACTTCAACATGTTTAGTACGATCGTGTTGCACCGGATTATTTGCAATATCAATTGCTGCTTTGTTATCACAGTAAAGCATCAAAGGCTTACTATGACATAACCTCAGCTCTGTTAGAAGAATCTGTAGCCATAATAGCTCACATAGGCCATGTGCCATGGATCTAAACTCAGCCTCGGCAGTTGACCTAGCTACAACATTTTGTTTTTTACTTCGCCAAGAGACTAAATTTCCGCCAACAAATACACAATAGCCAGAAGTGGATCGCCGATCATCTAGGGAACCTGCCCAGTCCGCATCTGTATAACACTCAACTTGTAACTTTCCTTGCTTTGTATAGAGAAGACCTTTCCCTGGACACCCTTTAAGGTACCGTAGGATTCTATTAACAGCATCCAGGTGAGCCGTTCTTGGGTTATGCATGAATTGACTCACAACGCTTACGGCAAATGCAATATCGGGACGAGTGTGGGAGAGATAAATTAATTTACCCACAAGTCTCTGGTAGCGCTCTCTATTAACCGGATTCCCTACATCACTACTTAATCTATGATTCTGTTCAATGGGAGTAGCAGCTGGTTTTGAACCGTACATGCCAGTTTCTTTGAGCAGGTCTAAGATGTACTTCCTTTGTGTTAGAAATATACCTTTTTTGCTACGCAAGACTTCTATGCCAAGGAAGTACCTCAAGTGTCCTAGATCCTTCACTTCAAACTCTTGTGCAAGATGGTGCTTCAGGCCAGCAATTTCCTCGGTATCATTGCCTGTCATCACAATATCATCGACGTAAACTATCAAGATTGCTACCTTGTTATTGGAATGTTTATAGAACAATGTGTGGTCAGCATTGCTCTGTCGATAGCCTCTTTTCAACATAGCTTGTCTAAAACGATCGAACCATGCCCTTGGTGATTGTTTCAACCCATACAAGGAACGATGTAGGCGTAGTACTTTTCCTGTATTACGACTGGACTCAAAACCTGGTGGAATTTGCATATACACCTCTTCATGAAGATCGCCATGAAGAAATGCATTTTTTACATCCATCTGGTAGATGCTCCAATCAAAATTAACTACACAAGATATGAGAGTCCTCACAGAGCTCATCTTTGCAACAGGTGCAAAGGTTTCATCATAGTCTATACCATAAGTCTGAGTGTACCCCTTGGCTACAAGGCGTGCTTTGTATCTATCTATCTTACCCTCTGGGGTGTGCTTAATAGTAAACACCCATTTGCATCCCACCGGTTGCTTACCTGGAGGTAGATTCACGAGCTCCCAAGTTTTGTTTTTCTCCAATGCTCTCATCTCATCCAGCATTGCTTCCTTCCATTTTGGGTCTTCCAAGGCTACTTTCCAGTTATTTGGTATAGAAACAAGATCTAGAGAAGCAATAAAACTTTGGAGGGATGGACTACAATATTTGTAGGAGATGTGATTGGCTATATCATGTTTGTAGTCTTTAAGATATCCTGGTGTGTTTCGAGTTCTAGTTGGTCTTCGCAAGGCAATAGGTAAATTGTCTACAGGAGTAGAAAGTTGATTATCACTCTGCCCTGATGTGCTAGTAGGAGCTACAGAATTAGAAGGCATAGTATTGGTACCTGGGCCCTCACGCATTTGAGACTCCTCACCTTGAGATGGAAGTGATAAGTGTCCAGTGACATCGCCCTTGTCTCCATGACAAGAGTTATCATCGCTAACACCATCATTCTCCTCCCCCTGATTTTGAGTGTTATCAGTAGACAGAGAATCACCTAAAGTGGGAGCAAGAACAAGGACAGGCCCTTCActtcccctttcttgctcctcatCAGGAGGTGACAAGGAAATACcagacccaacatttgacccataATACGGTTCATTTTCACGGAAAGTTACATCCATGCTCACAAAAAAACGATGCTCTGAAGGACACCAGCATCTATAGCCCTTTTTTGAGGGGGAATAACCCATAAACACACATTTTAGAGCACGGGGATCTAATTTCCCAACCGAATTTCTATAGTCATGCACAAAACAAACACTCCCAAAGACCTTTGGAGGAACCACAAATTCATTAGAATTTAAAAGACATTCAGCAGGAGTTTTGTAACCTAAAACACGAAGAGGCATGCGATTTATCAAGTAAGTTGCAGTTTTAATTGCCTCACCCCAAAGGAATTTGGGCACATTCATTGTAAACATCAATGAACGTGCAACTTCGAGCAAATGTCTATTTTTACGTTCAGCAACACCATTTTGCTCTGGTGTATTGACACATGATGTCTGATGTTCAATACCATTCAAAGCAAGAAACAATTCAAACTCATGATTAACATATTCAGTACCATTGTCTGTACGTAGAATTTTAACAGTAGTTGCATGCTGATTTTTAATAAGGGCACACAAGTCTTTGAAAACAGATAATACATCACTCTTATGCTTCAGAAGATAAAGCCAAGTGTATCGACTAAAGCAATCAATAAAGGTCACAAACCACCGGTGCCCAGAAACTGAGTGAACCTCACAGGGTCCCCACACATCAGAGTGAATTCTTTCAAAAGGTTTTTCACTTCTAAGACCAATACTAGGATAAGAGCCCCTAGTATGTTTAGCTAGTTCACAAGCATCACATACCAGTGCCTCTTTAGGACATAACTTAAATAAAGCAGGATAAACGCGGGATAAAACAGCAAAAGAAGGGTGTCCAAGCCTGCGGTGATGCAACAATAACTCCTGACAGGAAGACAAACATGATGCAAGAGCCACTTCATCACTTCCATCATCAAGATAATAAAGTCCTTCATGCTCGGTCCCAGTCCCCAATTGTTTCCCAGTCCCTAGCTCCTGAAAAGCACAACAAGTAGGATCAAACCAACTTCTACAGTTATGAGATTTATCGATAGAGCTAACAGATAATAGGTTAACTGGAAGCTTGGGAACGTGTAGAACATGAGGTAAAGACAATGACTTGGTGCACCGGATGGATCCACGCCCCGCAATAGGCACCATGGATCCATCTGCTACACGGACTTTGTCTTTACCTGAACAAGGTGTATAAGATACAAACAGGTTTGAATCCcctgtcatatgatttgtagctcctgtatcaataatccaaggttttgATTTGGTGCTGGTGTTTGCTTGACAAAGGTTCATACCTGGGTGAGAAGTGGCAATTAGATTGGAATCAACCTTAGAAGTGCCTTGGGAGGAAGATGAGCTTTCTGAGAGTTTAAGCTTGGAGTTGAACTCTTCAAGAGCTCGTACATCTACCACTGGTGGCTCCCGTAGAGACGCGGTGTGGTTTGCCTGCCTTCTATTCACACTCTGAACTCCCCCTGTCCGAGATTTTCCTTTTTCCCACCATGATGGATATCCATGCAGCTCAAAACATCCAACCTTTGTGTGTCCTTTTCTTTTACAGTGATCACAAAACAACTTGTTTTTTTCTATCTTGCCAAAGGGCCTGGGAGTATGGCGGTATTGCATAGATAAAGCCGCACGGTCGTCTCCACATTTTAGATCCTCCTCCTTGGGTTGAGCCAACCGGGTTTCTTCCTCGAGCACACTGGAAATAATATCATCAAGACTGGGCCATTCTGGTTGAGAGAATATGAGTTGTCGTCGAAGGTTAAGCTCCTGATTTAGTCCATCTAGAAACAGCTTGGCCACAATTGTCTCAAACCATTTGTGATGAATGGCCAGATCTTTCTTGTCAACTGGTTGAAAAGGATGATAATAGTGCAGATCCCTGTACAGCCGTTTCAATTCCCCAGCATATTCTGTTACAGACTTTGTACCCTGATTTAGATGAACTAATTCCTCCATAATGCGGGTTGCCTGCATTTTGTTTGATTTCCCAGCGAATTGCTTCTCCAAAGCGGTCCATACTTCAGACACAGTTGACATTATTTCGACTTGTTGTCGCACTACTGGATCCATGCTTCCCAACAGCCATACTAAAACTCTATCATTGATCTGTCTTGTGTGAGTATCACCACTTTTCTGCTTTTCTTCATCATCTACAAGTAGGTTCTCATAGCCATGAGAACTCAGTATCAATTGAGCATGGCGTGCCCAACTGACATAGTTGCCAGGACCTGATAACCTCACTGGATTTGGTTCCAGGGCATACTTAACTGTCTCTGGGACTGCTTTAAGCTGCTGCTGCTCAAGCAATTTACTGAATATTTCATACATTTTTTCTATACTTGAATCCCCTGATTTGTCCTTAGTTTGCTCTGACATTTTCAATGCAAAAGCACACCCCAAGCACACTCAACAATTGTATTAAAGTTCACCACGGCAGTTGCTAATTTGTTGTAGCCTGTAGCACACTAGTCTGATTTAACTTGGCCTCTCCTCTGTTTGTGATGGAGACCTCACGCAAGATTGATAGGTACCAGGAAGAAGTAGGACAGCACTTTGGGGATGAAGTTGACCACGTCGCAAACCACTTGACACCAAACCAGAGCAGCGCTGTAGACCTATGTCCGGGTCCAGCGGCGGTGGTGCAGCACCTCACTCCGGCGGACTGCAGAGTGCAGAGGGGATGAAGACAGGGACGCGGACAGATCACAGCACCACACACGACAGCAACGACCGCAAGCTCAAGACTACGGCGACACAGCACCTCGTCGGCGGCCAATCTGCGCTCAAAATTGCAGGGAGAGCGCAAAGGAACGAACCTGCTCTGACGCCACATTGAGTTTCATACGAAAATTAGGAAGATTTGAGTAATCTGGGTTGAAGAACAGAGAGAGAGGGCAGAGGCGATGAATGGGGAATTTTCTGGATCTCTACCGATCCATCTCTCTCTATTCTCTATCTATATTATATGTACATTTTACACTTGAGCCCTCTGGCAGATACATAAATCTCAACTCACACCAACAAAAATCCACATTATTTCTTTCTTGATGCCTCCTAATCCTCCAAAAAAAATATAGTGGTGTATGAGAAAGATAGGCATGATAAACAAAGTTATATTGAACTTATGCTAGGACTGCTTATGAGGATGGATTTTCTGCAATACAAGTTTAGAAGCATACACCCACTACTTCCTACTACTTCTCTTTCCCAAATATGCTCTTCGCCTTGATGGCACACACATACCTCTATGTGTTTCTAAAGATTTATAGCCAGCCGGGTTGGTCCATCTTAATTGTCGCAACATACTACAACAACTTGAGTACCTTTTCTAGTTTATTTTTCATGTAGCAGTACCATTATTTCACCATTGTGGCATTATCTTCCATTCCTCTTTGGATACACAGTCCATTCATATTCATGTTATACTGACGCTGTGTCCATCTATAATAGACCTTTTGTGTTTAATGATTTCTTCACCTTCGATGGTAACTCAATTTCTGCCCAAGCAGCCCACGAGATCGATATGAGACTGATTTATATCTATCCAAACCCTTCTAAAATTTTGCATGTTTTAGTTCTGGAGCATAGAAATTCAGTTTCTGCTACCGATGAGCCTAAGCCTAAGAAGGGCCTGAAGGTATCTGCAAGTTTACAGGGACTATTCGACCCAGTTGCTGCAAATGCGGATGATAGTCATCTTGGAGGGAAAGCAGGGATAAATGTAAAGTGTGCAAATTATCACATTGCAAGGAGTTATGGAAATGGAACAAGAGCAATGGAACAGATGTGCAGCTTAGCAAGTATCTATTCTTTCCTAGTGATATATACCAGACAAACGACCTCTAGCTAGATACATGCTCGGAGGGGAGAAACGGTGTCATGGGGAGTCAGTTGATCTTGAACTTTTCATGACAAAAAGAAGTGGTCTATTCGGCATTGCAACAGATTTATGTATGACGATGAAGGGAAGCTGCAACTTGAACATAGTTTCTCATATGTTTCATACAAGATAGGTTATATTCAGGAACTTTGGAACATTCCTTTGGAttcaagtgggagttcataatttatCAACACCCATGTTGGTAGTTTTATTAAACATTAACTATATTCACATCCAAAGTAGTTGGGATTGCAAACCGTGGCATCGTAACTTGTAGAATCGTGGATTCTACGAACTAGAATAGTAGAATCCATTCAGTCAATTCAGACCATATAGTCGTAAAGCCGCATGGTAGAATCGCGGTTCTGACTACCTTCGTTACATAATCCATGAGAAATAGCAAACTAAAACTGGTGGGATTCTAAGCTACAGCTCCAGCGGATGAATCAACGCAAACCTAGTTTACTCATGGGCCACAACAATTGTTTCTCCTGCACAATGCTCGAAGATAAATTTCAAGAAGTCCCTTAGGAAATTTGGGCAATCCATGTAGGTTGCTGCCACCACGGACGAGAGTTGATACAGAGTGTGGAGGCTTCATGCATAAATGATAGTCGGAGTTTGGTTAGGTCTCCAAATGGTGAAAGCGTCATGTTTCCAAATGATACAGAGTGTGGAGGTTTCGAAATCAGTATCCTTTGAGAACGCCAAAAGGTGAGATTTATTTCCATGATGCGTCCAAACCTCCAAGGTACACTTTTAGCGTTCATGCCATTATTTTCTCGAAATCAGTTCTCATAGATAGTAGAAGGAAACTCAAACAAACTTTGTCAACTGCACATTCAAATGCAAAACGATTTCATCCATTAAATTTGGATAGTACATAATGGCGTCAGACCCGCTAGTTGATGGCACTTTGGGCACCAAAATTTAAATGTACATGGATTTCACCTACCTCAGGACTGATCTTTATGTGAAGCTTCGGGCTAGCGTTTGTGGAATTGCTTACATCTATATGTCTGCATGCAGAATGCTGTTTCCATACTGGTCCACATCAATCAAGCAGCAAACTTACAACTTTATACATGTTCAAAATAATACCACCTTAATTATATAGCATCTTTAATGTCCAATACAAGATGCATCTCTGCAACGGCATGTCTTGTGATCACGACTCAACGGCCATTCACTTGTTGCATTAAACTCTAAAAATATTGATGGGCAAAACTATATAACACCACATTGTCCAACGCCAAGAAAAAGGGTTTCCCTAAGTACACCCACGTTTCTACAACAATATTATGGGACAAGAGTAGATATGTTAAGATGCTGCATGCACATTTGCACATGCAACTATTCTAGTTCAACAAGTACGGATGGGTACAATGGCATTCTACTGGTTCATTCTTACCACATTCAGGCCAGCCTATAAGAGTTGGTATGGTTCTCTCcaagacggtgcccaacctatgtTCTTGAAATCTGAACATATACTTTATAGTCCTTTTCTTGTTTGCCCGCCAAAAAAAATCCGTTTATTGTTCGGTTGCATGCTGCACCTGGATTGACATGTGACATGTTTTTAGGCCCCTCTTTTGTGTGTCGTTCTGCCAATAATCACCTTCCAGCCGTAGAAACCCTAGCTGCAGGGCATAGCAGATAAGTTGGTGCACAAGGTACGAGGGTGGCCTGAGACAGTCGTGGGAACAAATGGTAGGCATTGTGCTGGGCGAGAGGATACGGAGGTGGTGACTGTGCGGGATGATTGGCAGCGAATGGTCAAGAGCATTGGAGGTGGGTATTAGTGGTCCGGAGATATTTTATTTCCTGGAGCAGGAGACGAAGAGCAGGGGTGTAAAAAAAGTGGAGAGACAGATATTTTACTATTGGCCGCACGGAGCAAGGAAGTAAGGAACATGGAGACAGGGTAGACCAGTCTTACCCACGCGACTCCACCCACACACATGCCAACGGCCCTTGATTAACGTAGGCAACCCATCGGTGACCAATGTACGAGCTTAAAATGGCCGACACATGAGTCTCCGGGAGGTGAAATGTGGCTGGAGTTACAACATCTCATAGCCCAGTCCACACCGTTGATGAACCAGCGTTCTTGAGGTGGGCACCCTAACACATTTTAAAGGAGAGATTGGAGACAAATGCGGAAAgcttactagcacatatgcctcCTAGATTGAATGATTCAAAAATGCT
The sequence above is drawn from the Triticum aestivum cultivar Chinese Spring chromosome 7A, IWGSC CS RefSeq v2.1, whole genome shotgun sequence genome and encodes:
- the LOC123152324 gene encoding uncharacterized protein — translated: MSEQTKDKSGDSSIEKMYEIFSKLLEQQQLKAVPETVKYALEPNPVRLSGPGNYVSWARHAQLILSSHGYENLLVDDEEKQKSGDTHTRQINDRVLVWLLGSMDPVVRQQVEIMSTVSEVWTALEKQFAGKSNKMQATRIMEELVHLNQGTKSVTEYAGELKRLYRDLHYYHPFQPVDKKDLAIHHKWFETIVAKLFLDGLNQELNLRRQLIFSQPEWPSLDDIISSVLEEETRLAQPKEEDLKCGDDRAALSMQYRHTPRPFGKIEKNKLFCDHCKRKGHTKVGCFELHGYPSWWEKGKSRTGGVQSVNRRQANHTASLREPPVVDVRALEEFNSKLKLSESSSSSQGTSKVDSNLIATSHPGARDWETIGDWDRA